The window GCGGCGTCGGCGACCAGCGCGCCTTCATGGAAAACCAGCACCCGGTCGAAACCCGCAACCAGCGGCAGATCGTGGGTGATGACAACAAGCGCCTGCGACAGCGCCGCCATGGTCTTTTCCACGGTGGCTCGGTTTTTGAGATCGAGCTGGTTGGTCGGCTCATCGAGAATGAGGATTTGCGGTTCGGTGACCAGAAGCGCCGCCAGCGCCGCAAGCTGTAATTCGCCGCCGGAAAGCTCATGCGCGCGCCGTTCTTCGAGGTGAGGAATGCCGAGCCGGGCGAGAACGGCCTTTACCCGGTTTTCGGTTTCCGCCTTGCCGAGACCGAGCCGCTTCAGCCCGAAGGCAACATCGTCGCGCACGATTGGCAGGATGATCTGGTTCTGCGGATTCTGGAAGATGAAGCCGACCGCCTGCAACACCGCCTTGGCGTCGCTCACGGTGTCGAGGCCGTTCACCGCAACCTTGCCCTCGCTCGGCTTGTTCAGCCCATTGATCAGCCGCGCAAATGTGGTCTTGCCGGAACCATTGAGGCCGATCACGCCGATACGCCGTTCCGTCAATGTCAGAGACAGCGGCTGCAGGGCCTGCCGGCCCTCGAAAGCGACGCCGGCGGCGTTAAAACGGATTTCCAAGCTTACATCCTCGCGCTCTTTTTCCGGTTCTATACCCCGTCATCAACAGAAGTGAAACAAGGAACAAAAAAAGAAC is drawn from Agrobacterium tumefaciens and contains these coding sequences:
- a CDS encoding ABC transporter ATP-binding protein, with product MEIRFNAAGVAFEGRQALQPLSLTLTERRIGVIGLNGSGKTTFARLINGLNKPSEGKVAVNGLDTVSDAKAVLQAVGFIFQNPQNQIILPIVRDDVAFGLKRLGLGKAETENRVKAVLARLGIPHLEERRAHELSGGELQLAALAALLVTEPQILILDEPTNQLDLKNRATVEKTMAALSQALVVITHDLPLVAGFDRVLVFHEGALVADAAPEEAVARYLEVASR